The following proteins come from a genomic window of Ferrovibrio sp. MS7:
- the pheS gene encoding phenylalanine--tRNA ligase subunit alpha → MTDIASLASAAERAVAEATALDALEQARIDALGKKGWLSAALKELGGLAPDERKARAAQLNTVKDSLTNAIEARRGVLQDAAINARLAAEKLDMTLPLNEGAESQGRIHPISQVIDEITEIFAGMGFTIAEGPDIEDGFHNFTALNMPPAHPARQMQDTFYLPNAAHADEIVLRTHTSPVQIRTMRGGPPPYRIAVPGRTYRSDYDMTHTPMFHQIEGLVIDRTTHMGHLKGVLVEFCKAFFETDNVKMRFRPSYFPFVEPGAEVDINCSRKGGELRVGEGDDWLEILGCGMVHRKVLEHCGLDPNEWQGFAWGMGIDRIAMLKYGIPDLRAFFDSDLRWLKHYGFVPLDVPTLGQGIAR, encoded by the coding sequence ATGACCGATATTGCAAGCCTGGCAAGCGCCGCCGAGCGCGCCGTGGCCGAGGCGACGGCGCTGGATGCGCTGGAGCAAGCGCGCATCGATGCGCTGGGCAAGAAGGGCTGGCTCTCTGCCGCGCTCAAGGAACTGGGCGGCCTGGCCCCGGACGAGCGCAAGGCGCGCGCAGCGCAGCTCAACACCGTGAAGGACAGCCTCACCAATGCGATCGAGGCGCGGCGCGGCGTGCTGCAGGATGCCGCGATCAACGCGCGCCTTGCGGCGGAAAAGCTCGACATGACCTTGCCGCTCAACGAGGGCGCCGAGTCTCAGGGCCGCATCCATCCGATCAGTCAGGTGATCGACGAGATCACCGAGATCTTCGCCGGCATGGGCTTCACCATTGCCGAAGGCCCGGATATCGAGGATGGCTTCCACAATTTCACCGCGCTGAACATGCCGCCGGCGCATCCGGCGCGGCAGATGCAGGATACCTTCTACCTGCCGAACGCGGCCCATGCCGACGAGATCGTGCTGCGTACCCATACCTCGCCGGTGCAGATCCGCACCATGCGCGGCGGGCCGCCGCCTTACCGCATCGCCGTGCCGGGCCGCACCTACCGCAGCGACTACGACATGACGCATACCCCGATGTTCCATCAGATCGAGGGGCTGGTGATCGACCGCACCACCCATATGGGCCATCTCAAGGGCGTGCTGGTGGAATTCTGCAAGGCCTTCTTCGAGACCGACAATGTGAAGATGCGCTTCCGCCCGAGCTATTTCCCGTTCGTGGAACCGGGCGCGGAAGTGGACATCAATTGCAGCCGCAAGGGCGGCGAGCTGCGCGTCGGCGAGGGCGATGACTGGCTGGAAATCCTCGGCTGCGGCATGGTGCATCGCAAGGTGCTGGAGCATTGCGGCCTCGATCCCAATGAATGGCAGGGCTTCGCCTGGGGCATGGGCATCGACCGCATCGCGATGCTGAAATACGGCATCCCCGACCTGCGCGCCTTCTTTGATTCCGATTTGCGCTGGCTGAAGCATTACGGCTTCGTGCCGCTGGATGTGCCGACGCTCGGCCAGGGGATTGCCCGATGA